The following are encoded together in the Culex pipiens pallens isolate TS chromosome 1, TS_CPP_V2, whole genome shotgun sequence genome:
- the LOC120419867 gene encoding integrin alpha-PS1-like isoform X3, whose amino-acid sequence MVDGVVAVVLAVLSISAVVCFNFETRLPIVKYGATNTYFGYSVASHTEKLRNGDKNSWILVGAPLGQNLQPSSNRSGSLFKCPITQLSNDCEQLKTDGRRTDDEEEDELLPPTSDELKTNQWLGVTVNSGGKENKIFVCAHRYMKVQSKGQSKESGLHLGQGLCYVLNNDFTFGFAVEVCLGRSTEREHEQYAFCQSGTSGMILDDGTAVIGTPGVMTWKGTVFAVEVDGEFLSRDKTQYYGPHDNADSPVPNYSYLGMAVTGGKFFGDYMSYAGGAPRARGNGQVIIFSNKNKRNPIFKERELRGEQFGSSFGYVLATADVNGDHAPDLLVSAPFYFSKSEGGAVYVYQNRNNNFTDNYTTKLTGKLESRFGMALANLGDINKDGCEDIAIGAPYEGNGVVYIYLGTPNGLSTAPSQVITASGLGLNVPALKTFGGALSGGVDLDNNTYPDLVIGAYDSAAVTTLLARPITNIKTSVIGLELQNIDPTKKGCPADPGANATCFSFQACCSIEPYEESGHSSSQSQHLNLIYTIEAETYLKKFSRVYFGPDRGTRSNILRKQISVITDGRQECRKEIVYIKDNTRDIQNPIRFRLNYTILDNTLPESALDTLDPILDQTQAVRTFEATFQKDCGNDGICQSKIDMNAKLSLEKQADNSYSLVLGRDRAIQLNVSVSNLADSAYETHLFVKHDPSISYSGTKSLYTCNQFNATLVDCNLGNPMRRNAEAKLSLRFDPQRVDDLVSRLSFQVFVNTTSTLLEGTRQSATLAVNVIKRAKISISGAAHPEQTFYGGDVKGESAMETVEDIGTAVQHIYLIYNDGPWRAPKVQVNIQWPHQVANDKPQGKWLLYLTDIPTVDATNGGDCVVEPPKSINPLGLKKTSVLNELVQMDRYTQRAHNKSLTFAAEKSERISFAKQSTYSSSSESTSTLNRVRRDRSMIIRAERLTDKDGKQTEIVHMDCKRNTAKCISIVCNVYDVQPKAQVLINVTARLWNSTLVSDYPSVDLVKIASIARIKVFEVEQEHPVDTVVVETLAYPELLDQVGDGWIPIWLIIVAIVGGLLALALLTYILWKCGFFKRRRPDPTLSGNLEKNSESKPFL is encoded by the exons CTGACGACGAGGAGGAGGATGAGCTTCTACCACCGACCAGTGATGAGCTTAAAACCAATCAATGGTTAGGCGTCACGGTCAACTCCGGAGGAAAGGAAAATAAA ATCTTCGTATGCGCCCACCGATACATGAAAGTCCAATCCAAGGGACAATCGAAAGAGAGCGGTCTTCACCTGGGCCAAGGCCTGTGCTACGTGCTGAACAACGACTTTACGTTCGGATTCGCGGTAGAAGTGTGTCTTGGCCGATCAACAGAGCGTGAGCACGAACAGTACGCCTTTTGCCAGTCCGGAACGTCGGGCATGATTCTGGACGATGGGACGGCCGTGATCGGAACACCCGGGGTGATGACCTGGAAGGGAACGGTGTTTGCGGTGGAGGTCGATGGGGAGTTTTTGTCCAGAGATAAGACGCAATACTACGGGCCGCACGACAATGCGGACTCGCCGGTTCCGAACTACAGCTATTTGG GTATGGCCGTAACGGGAGGAAAGTTCTTTGGCGATTACATGTCCTACGCGGGAGGTGCTCCGCGAGCCCGAGGCAACGGTCAAGTGATCATCTTTTCCAACAAGAACAAGCGGAATCCGATCTTCAAAGAACGTGAGCTGCGAGGAGAGCAGTTTGGCTCCAGCTTCGGTTACGTGCTGGCAACGGCCGACGTGAATGGTGATCA tgcccCAGATCTCCTAGTATCGGCGCCATTTTACTTTTCAAAGTCTGAGGGAGGAGCCGTTTATGTGTACCAGAACCGGAACAACAACTTCACTGATAATTACACGACAAAGCTGACTGGTAAGCTCGAGTCGAGGTTCGGCATGGCACTCGCAAATCTCGGCGATATCAACAAGGACGGTTGTGAGGATATAGCGATCGGTGCTCCGTACGAGGGCAATGGCGTGGTCTACATCTACCTCGGAACGCCGAATGGATTGTCTACGGCTCCGTCGCAGGTCATAACTGCATCTGGGTTGGGATTGAATGTGCCAGCGCTAAAGACGTTTGGAGGTGCCCTTTCCGGGGGTGTTGATCTAGACAACAATACTTATCCCGATTTGGTCATTGGAGCATATGATTCGGCCGCTGTAACGACGTTATTGGCGCGGCCCATTACCAACATCAAGACCTCAGTTATTGGATTAGAGCTACAGAACATCGATCCGACCAAGAAGGGTTGTCCAGCTGATCCTGGCGCCAATGCGACATG CTTCTCCTTCCAAGCCTGCTGTTCCATCGAGCCATACGAAGAGTCCGGCCACTCGAGCAGTCAATCTCAGCACCTGAACCTGATCTACACGATCGAGGCGGAAACGTACTTGAAGAAGTTTTCACGCGTCTACTTCGGCCCAGACCGGGGAACCCGCTCCAACATCTTGCGCAAACAGATCAGCGTGATCACCGATGGTCGCCAGGAGTGTCGGAAGGAGATCGTCTACATCAAGGACAACACCCGGGACATCCAGAATCCCATCCGATTCCGACTGAATTACACCATCTTGGACAATACACTGCCCGAGTCCGCCCTGGACACACTCGATCCTATCCTGGATCAGACGCAAGCTGTGCGGACGTTTGAAGCGACCTTCCAGAAGGACTGCGGAAACGATGGCATCTGTCAATCGAAGATCGACATGAACGCTAAGCTTTCATTGGAGAAGCAGG CAGACAACTCCTACTCGCTAGTTCTGGGACGCGATCGCGCCATCCAACTGAACGTTAGCGTGTCCAATTTAGCCGACTCAGCGTATGAAACTCACTTATTTGTGAAACATGACCCCAGCATATCATACAGTGGAACCAAG AGCCTCTACACGTGCAACCAGTTCAACGCCACCCTCGTGGACTGCAATCTGGGAAATCCGATGCGGCGAAATGCCGAGGCGAAGCTTTCGCTGCGCTTCGATCCGCAACGGGTGGACGATCTGGTGTCGCGGCTGTCGTTCCAGGTGTTTGTCAACACGACCTCGACGTTGCTCGAGGGCACCCGGCAAAGCGCCACGTTGGCGGTGAACGTGATCAAGCGCGCCAAAATTAGCATTTCGGG AGCTGCCCATCCTGAACAAACTTTCTACGGTGGAGATGTGAAAGGAGAAAGTGCGATGGAAACCGTGGAGGACATCGGCACAGCCGTGCAGCACATTTATTTG ATCTACAACGATGGACCGTGGCGAGCCCCCAAGGTTCAGGTCAACATTCAGTGGCCACACCAGGTCGCCAACGACAAACCCCAGGGAAAGTGGTTGCTCTATTTGACGGATATTCCGACGGTTGATG cCACCAACGGCGGTGACTGCGTCGTCGAACCCCCCAAGTCGATCAACCCGTTGGGGCTGAAAAAGACCTCCGTCCTCAACGAGCTGGTCCAGATGGACCGGTACACCCAGCGAGCGCACAACAAATCGCTCACGTTTGCGGCGGAAAAATCCGAGCGGATTTCCTTCGCCAAACAAAGCACCTACTCGTCGTCTTCCGAGTCGACGAGCACGCTGAACCGAGTCCGGCGCGATCGCTCCATGATCATTCGCGCGGAACGGCTCACGGACAAGGACGGCAAGCAGACCGAAATTGTCCACATGGACTGCAAGCGTAACACTGCCAAGTGTATATCTATTGTCTGTAACGTGTACGACGTTCAGCCCAAGGCGCAGGTGCTGATCAACGTCACTGCCAGGTTGTGGAACTCCACGCTGGTGTCGGACTATCCCAGCGTGGATCTGGTGAAGATTGCGTCGATAGCCCGGATCAAGGTGTTTGAAGTGGAGCAAGAACATCCGGTGGACACCGTTGTG GTGGAAACGCTTGCGTATCCGGAGCTGCTGGACCAGGTGGGCGACGGATGGATCCCGATCTGGCTAATTATAGTAGCGATCGTGGGCGGCCTGCTTGCGCTGGCGCTGCTCACCTACATTCTGTGGAAGTGTGGATTCTTCAAGCGGCGAAGGCCGGATCCAACGTTAAGCGGGAACTTGGAGAAAAATAGCGAAAGCAAACCGTTCCTTTAA